DNA sequence from the Hyalangium ruber genome:
AGCCGCTGGAGCCCGCGGAGCCTCCCGCCGCGGTGGCCGGGCCCGATCCGAGCTAGGGCATCGCCGCCGGCTGGCTCAGGTCCTTGTCCTCGAGCACGCGGAGCCGGTCCTTGCCCGGGCTCTGCAGGACGGGGGTGATGAGGACCTCGTAGCGCGCGAGCGCCTCCACGGAGGAGAGGCCCTTCTCCTGGATGACGGTCAGGCACGCCTCCTTGAAGGTCTGCCGGGCGTTGCCGACTCCCCGCTGGACGGCGCGATCCATGAGGGCCGCCTTGCCCGCCTCGGACCGGAGCACGTCACCGTACTTTCCGGAGAAGGTGACCCACACCGCCTTGTCGCCGCTGCCCACCAGGGCCTTGAGCGTGAAGTCCTGCGGGGCGAGGTAATAGAGCTCGCGGGCCAGCCGGAGCTGGGCGACCTGGTAGGCGCGAGACTTCTTCCCCGCGTTGTAGAACAGGGCCGCCAGCCGCTTGTCCTCGACGATGGCGCACACGGCCTCCCTGCCCCGAAGCAGCTTGCCGCTGTCCGGCTGGACAACGCGTAGGGCCTGCTTGTCGACATCGAGCCCCAGGCTCCGGAAGCAGACGTCGAACTCCGAGGGGTTCGCGGCCTTCATGCTCCGCAGGAGCTGGGCGAGGCTTCCCTCTCCGGACTCCCCCGAGATGAGGGGGACGAAGCCGGCGCAGACGCAGCCCGGGTCACAGGTGTTGATCGTCTCGAAGCCCCCCAGGCCCTCGGCCACCTTCTTCATCACCTTGCGCTCGGTGGCATCGGTGATGCCCGCGCTGTCGAAGAGCTCGTCCACATCCGCGCGGCCACAGATGGGCAGGCCGGTCTTGATGACACCGCTCTCCTGGACCAGATACTTGTCATCCAGTTGCACCGGATCGTCGCGGAAGGTGACCTGGGAGCCGTCGGGCAACGTGACCTGGTAGGAGAAGATGAACCGGAAGGCGATGAGGGGCGGCTCTCCGAGGGGCTCGCTCTGGAACAACTGCAAGGCCAGCTCGGAGGGAATGGGCCCGGGATCCTTCGGGAGCTCGGCATACTTGAGGAGCCTCCCCTGCGCGTGGGCCTCGTACTCGCCGAGCCAGCGCCGCCAGGCCTCGACCTTGTCCTTGACCGTCTTGGGTGGGAGCACCAGGAGGGCCTCGACGCGCTGCCGCCACCAGAAGTGCTTGCGCGTCATGCGCAGCTTGCCGGTGTTGCTGACGGCATAGGCTCCCTGGTCCTTCCAGCGCTCGCGGATGAGGCACGCCTCGTCCTCATCGAGCGCCTCGCCCTTCACCTTCGGGACTTCCCCTCCGAGGAAGGCCTGCGCCACGGGGTTGAGGGGCCGAGGCCCCGACGCAGGAGTCAGCCTTGCCACGGTCGGGGCGAGCGCGCTGGCCCTCCCCCGCCAGCCGCCCGTGAACCGAGACAGGATTCGATTCAGCACTTCCATGAAAAGCCCCCAAGGTCCGAGGGCTGGTGATGCATCAGGCAGCGAACGAAGGCATTACCACTTTGGTGGCAAGGGGCTTGCCGCTCACTCGCGCCGCAGCAGCCGCGCCAACAACACCTGCTCCAGGTCTCGTCGTCCATCCAGGACGGCCAGCACGAAGACCCGCCGCTGTCCCACGCGATAGATGATGCGCCAGGGCCGTACAATGAGCTCCCGATAGAGCCGCAGCTCGAACCGGGAGAGCTCGGGCACGACCCGCCCTCGCTTGGGGGATTGCTCCAGGCGCTGCGCGGCCTGACTCAGCCGGTCCAGCGCGGCCTCCGCCGCGGCCGGATTGTCCTGCGCGATGAAGTCCAGCAGCTCTTCCAGGTCCGTGAGCGCGACCTGCGTCCACTCGACCTCGAAGGTCCGCTCGGGACTCACCCCTGCCGCTCCCGCTGGGCGAGCCGCTTCCGGGCCCGCGCGAAGGCCTCCGCCTGGGGCACGGTGCGGCCTGCCTGGACATCCTCCTCCCCCTGCGCGGTGAGCTGGAGGAGCAAGGTGGCGTCCCGGAGCGCCTCGTACGTCGCGACATCCAGGACCACCGCCTGCGCCTCACCGTGTTGGGTAATCACCACGGGCCGGCGCGACCGCTTCACCTCGCGCAGCAGCTCCGCGGCGCGCGTCTTCATGTAGGTCACCGGCTTGATGTCCTCGGTCAGCTTCATGTGCCGCGCCTCCAGTGCCAATGATGGCACCGACTCTGGCACCACGCTACCCGTGGACGGACGGATTTCGCCCCTTCCCCTGGCTGTGGGGTTGTCTCCGGGCTCACCCGTGCGGTAGTCACGAAGGGTTGGCTCCGTTGGACCCCCACCCTCCCGCCGAGACGCCTCCGAATGGCCGAGACTCCTTCCGCGACGAGCAATCGCTTCCCGCCGCAGATTCCCTTCATCATCGGCAACGAGGCGTGTGAGCGCTTCAGCTTCTACGGGATGCGGAACATCCTCACGGTGTTCCTCATCGACTACCTGCTGAAGAACGCCAACCCAGACCCGGGCGCCCGCGAGGCGATGGCCAAGTCGTACTTCCACCTCTTCATGTCCGGGGTCTACTTCTTCCCGCTCTTCGGCGGGTACTTCGCGGACCGCTTCTTCGGCAAGTACCGCATCATCCTCTGGCTGAGCCTGCTGTACTGCGTGGGCCACGCCTGTCTGGCTGTCTTCGAGCACAGCCCCGCCGGCTTCTACACGGGCCTGTTCCTCATCGCCCTGGGCTCGGGCGGCATCAAGCCGTGCGTCTCCGCCATGGTGGGCGACCAGTTCACCGCCGAGAACAAGCACCTGATGAAGAAGGTCTTCGCCATCTTCTACTGGTCCATCAACTTCGGCTCGTTCTTCGCCTCGCTGATCATCCCCTGGACCCTCAAGAACTACGGGCCCTCGGTCGCCTTCGGCATTCCCGGCGTGCTGATGTTCATCGCCACCATCATCTACTGGGCCGGCCGGCGCCACTACGTCGTCGTCCCGCCCAGCGGCCGCAACCCGAACTCCTTCGGCGCGGTCATGAGCACGGCGTTCCTCAACTTCAGCCAGCGACCGGACCGCAAGGACTGGCTCTCCGGCGCGCGCAAGAAGCACCCCGAGGAGTCCATCGAGGGCGTGCGCGCCGTCTTCCGCATCAACATGCTGCTGATGCCCACCATCCCCTTCTTCTGGATGCTCTTCGACCAGAAGGCCTCCACCTGGGTGGTACAGGCGCGCTCCATGGATCCGAAGGTCGGCGACTTCACCTTCCAGGCGAGCCAGATGCAGTTCGTGAACCCCGCGCTGGTGATGATCCTCATCCCCGTGCTCACCGGCGTGGTCTACCCCGCCTTCCAGCGGATGGGCTGGGAGCTCACCCCGCTGCGCCGCATGCCCATGGGGCTCATCATCGGCGCGTTCTCGTTCGTCATCGCCGGCTTCTACCAGGTGCTCATGGAGGGCGGCACGACGCTCAACATCACCTGGCAGATCCTCCCGTACATCGTGCTCACGCTGGCGGAGATCCTCGTGTCCACCACGGGCCTGGAGTTCGCGTACACGCAGGCCCCGCGCGAGATGAAGAGCGTGGTGCAGAGCCTGTGGCTGCTCAACACCACCCTGGCCAACGTGGCGGTGGCCATCGCCGCCGCGCTCAACATCTTCACCGGCTCGGCCCAGTTCTTCTTCTACGCGGGCATGGCGGTGGTGGCCGGCATCGGCATGGCCTTCATGGCCACCCGCTACAAGGTCCACGACTACTACCAGGAGGCCAAGCCCATCCCCGTGGGCGAGCACGCCGCTCCGGACCTGGCTACCAAGGGCAGCTGACCGAGCAGCGGCTCAGCCGAGCCGGCGCGGCCGGTCCATGCTCAGCAGCGTGTCCGAGCCCTTCAGCGGCAAGCGCACCTCGACCTTGGTGCCCTTGCCCACCTCGCTGGCGATGCGGATGTGCCCGCCGTGGCGCAGGACGATGCGCCGGCAGAGCGCCAGCCCCAGCCCCGTGCCCTCTCCCGCCGCTCGCGTGGAGAAGAAGGGCTGGAAGAGCCGCTCCATGTCCTCCGGCTTGATGCCCACGCCCGTGTCCGCCACGCACACCACCGCCGTCTCGCCGTCGCGCTCGGTGCTCACCCGCACCCGGCCGTTGGTGCCCACCGCGCGCAGCGCGTTGTCCAGCAGGTTCACCCACACCTGATTGAGCGAGCCCGGGTCTCCCATGATGGGCATGTCCAGCCGGTAGTCCCGCTCGATCGTCACCCCGGAAGGCACCTTCCACGCCAGCACGTTGAGCGTGGAGTCCAGCAGCGCGTCCAGGTTCACCGCCACCGGTCGGTCACTGGAGCGTACGAAGGACAGCAGGGACTCGGCGAGGTAGCGGATGCGCGTGCCGCACTCCTCGATGACCTCGAGCATGGCCTTGGCCGTCTCGGAATCCGGCCGCTCGCCCAGCACGCTGTCGCGCAGCGGCAGCATGGCGTTCATCAGCCCGTTGAGCGGGTTGCGCACCTCGTGCGCGAAGCCCGAGGTGAGCAGGCCCGTGGCCGCCAGCCGCTCGTTCTCCGCCGCGCGCACCGCCGCCTCGCGCAGCCGCAGCTGGGCCTCGATGCGCGCCAGCAGCTCTCGCGGCGAGAAGGGCTTGCCCAGGTAGTCGTTCGCCCCGGTCGTCAGGCCCTCCACCTTCTCCGAAACCTCCTGCCGCGCCGTCAGCAGGATGACCGGGATGTCCGCCGTCTCCGGCAGCTCGCGCAGCACGCCCAGCATCTGCAGGCCCGACATGACGGGCATCATCACGTCCGAGACGATGATGTCCGGCCGCTCCTTGACGGCGCGCTGGCGCCCCTCGTCCCCGTTGACGGCCTCCAGCACCCGGTACTCCGTGCGCAGCACGCTGGAGACGAAGCTACGAATCTCCGGATCGTCCTCCACCACCAGGATGCGGGGCGCGTTCGCGGGAGCCCCCTCCTCCGTCGCCGTCGGCGCGGGTGAGTTCACGTCCGAGGCGCTCATCCCCGGGCGGATCGCCGGCAGCCCCGAGTAGGAGCGACGCTCGCGGCGCACCGGCAGCTCCACCACGCGCCGATCCCTCAGGTCCTCGCGGATGTGGGCCGTGCCCTTGGGCAGCTGCACGTGGAAGGTGGAGCCCTTGCCCACCTCGCTCTTCACGCCGATGCGGCCCGCGTGCAGGTCCACCGTCTCCTTCACCAGCGCCAGCCCGATGCCCGAGCCGCCGAAGCGGCGCGTGCCGGCGGAGTCCGCCTGGGCGAAGCGATCGAAGATGACCGGAATGTCCGGCGGCGCGATGCCCGGGCCCGTGTCCACCACCTCCACGTGTACGGCGAGCTCGTCCTCGTACAGGCGCACCGTCACCGCGCCCTTCTCGGTGAACTTCAGCGCGTTGGAGATGAGGTTCTGGAAGACGATCTCGATGCGCTCGGCGTCGCCGTGGATGGCGCCCACGGCGCGGCCCTCCAGCGACAGGGCGATGCCCTTCTTCTCCGCCATCACCCG
Encoded proteins:
- a CDS encoding POT family MFS transporter, which codes for MAETPSATSNRFPPQIPFIIGNEACERFSFYGMRNILTVFLIDYLLKNANPDPGAREAMAKSYFHLFMSGVYFFPLFGGYFADRFFGKYRIILWLSLLYCVGHACLAVFEHSPAGFYTGLFLIALGSGGIKPCVSAMVGDQFTAENKHLMKKVFAIFYWSINFGSFFASLIIPWTLKNYGPSVAFGIPGVLMFIATIIYWAGRRHYVVVPPSGRNPNSFGAVMSTAFLNFSQRPDRKDWLSGARKKHPEESIEGVRAVFRINMLLMPTIPFFWMLFDQKASTWVVQARSMDPKVGDFTFQASQMQFVNPALVMILIPVLTGVVYPAFQRMGWELTPLRRMPMGLIIGAFSFVIAGFYQVLMEGGTTLNITWQILPYIVLTLAEILVSTTGLEFAYTQAPREMKSVVQSLWLLNTTLANVAVAIAAALNIFTGSAQFFFYAGMAVVAGIGMAFMATRYKVHDYYQEAKPIPVGEHAAPDLATKGS
- a CDS encoding type II toxin-antitoxin system Phd/YefM family antitoxin: MKLTEDIKPVTYMKTRAAELLREVKRSRRPVVITQHGEAQAVVLDVATYEALRDATLLLQLTAQGEEDVQAGRTVPQAEAFARARKRLAQRERQG
- a CDS encoding ATP-binding protein; its protein translation is MTEAVPLSLQHELERTPDDAPELSVRAVSVLLLYFRREYGEDRLRQLWKRHNLGLSLEYLSALTNFISFNFLQRLVDALVAESGDPDFTRKAGRLWASPEAAGFLFHAVRTFGTARAVYMKSVEMSSSLNRVSQLTIESMESQHMVLSYRSRYPEPNRHLCEGRMGQFASVPTIWHLPPAQVMELQCQVRGADCCRYELAWHEPVRGWRMGAGLLAGVAVGTGMGLLGLGPLPVLVPAVALGAASFGAWIDARQEVRRKDEYLAAQNEGLIQSLRDLERRYDEIYQSNVALEDRVAERTRELTETNAKLETALATQKELIRLKSEFFDNVSHELRTPLTLILLSLESLLQKDLSTLPAPIRQHLTTMDRSAQRLLKLINNLLDLAQMEAGKLRLRYQPVELHSMLSSLLSPFRVMAEKKGIALSLEGRAVGAIHGDAERIEIVFQNLISNALKFTEKGAVTVRLYEDELAVHVEVVDTGPGIAPPDIPVIFDRFAQADSAGTRRFGGSGIGLALVKETVDLHAGRIGVKSEVGKGSTFHVQLPKGTAHIREDLRDRRVVELPVRRERRSYSGLPAIRPGMSASDVNSPAPTATEEGAPANAPRILVVEDDPEIRSFVSSVLRTEYRVLEAVNGDEGRQRAVKERPDIIVSDVMMPVMSGLQMLGVLRELPETADIPVILLTARQEVSEKVEGLTTGANDYLGKPFSPRELLARIEAQLRLREAAVRAAENERLAATGLLTSGFAHEVRNPLNGLMNAMLPLRDSVLGERPDSETAKAMLEVIEECGTRIRYLAESLLSFVRSSDRPVAVNLDALLDSTLNVLAWKVPSGVTIERDYRLDMPIMGDPGSLNQVWVNLLDNALRAVGTNGRVRVSTERDGETAVVCVADTGVGIKPEDMERLFQPFFSTRAAGEGTGLGLALCRRIVLRHGGHIRIASEVGKGTKVEVRLPLKGSDTLLSMDRPRRLG
- a CDS encoding type II toxin-antitoxin system RelE/ParE family toxin, yielding MSPERTFEVEWTQVALTDLEELLDFIAQDNPAAAEAALDRLSQAAQRLEQSPKRGRVVPELSRFELRLYRELIVRPWRIIYRVGQRRVFVLAVLDGRRDLEQVLLARLLRRE